ATGTTAGGACTCCTAGGATTCCCTATAATAAGAGAAACATTATAGCAATGACAACGGCGTTGCCCTTAATTTGAACGCATCATGTGGTAAAGGAGAGTCCCAACCATTGATGATCATACCAGCAGCTGCGCGACCAATTTCATCACTGCTCTTCGCCGCAAACCCGTTGCCACCAACTGCAACACCGAGTTGCTCGTGTACCATGTCTATATAGGGTCTACCTGATGGTGTACACGCGGTAACACAACTGTCACTCTTCCATTTCTTGATTGGAATACCTTGTAAGGTTAACAGACACGTGTCATAATTCCAATATATGCggaaatatatgtaaacaatagtCCCGAATACTTAAATAATTCGAATGGTgtatatttgtaacaattatttataataaaaaacttcACAATCCTTTAAATTTGTGATCGATTTTGATCAAAGATAACATTACTGAAAAAAAACCGAAGCAGAAATACTTACCTTTTAGCAACGTTTTCATAAACTGTACCGTTTTCTCCCCTAGGTCTTGGTTTCCGTATTTGTACAAATCCCCTACCTCCCGAGCAGATTTTAACTCATGATTGAGGGTATCTCGGAAATGGCCAAGTTTAACGTAGTATCGATctgcaatatgtatttaaagttatgaaattatgaaaatgtgttttcataTTACACTTACTGGGGTGTTGTTTGGCTCAAAACAATGGATATGCCGATTTTTAAGGGTTTGGGAATGTGCCCCGGAATATTGTTTTCAGCTAGATTGTTAGACGTACGCATAGGCGTATTTTTTCTAACGGtaattacatgtacaagtacaCATATCTCCTTACATTTTTGCTTTCAAaccttcattttatattttaacattttttatattttgtttgatctttGGAAAAAAGGTGTACATGACCTATAGGAAGCACGTCCCTGAATCGTGCTATTGCACCCAGTCGCCAGCAACTTACTTTCCTGTAATTGAGTGTCATAAGGATCAAAAGCTAGTTTACCTACGGACATACTAAAAAGAAACACATAAGCAAAGACTCGCAGTAAAAATAGATCACGATGAATGATGGGGTTCCCGTCTTAAAACTGCCGACAAAAACAGAGGAGATCATTGTATGGTTAGACCTTGTtttgaatattcatttttatactcTCACGGAAACAGTTTTTTATTGTGGGACTTTTCATTTCCGGTTAGTTCAGCTTCAGTAACCTGTCAGTGTCAACAATGAGTCGtagaaacaatatgaaaatCGACTGCTATTCGCAAGATAATTGGACTCTTTTGGGGAAATATGTCGAAactaaacattgaaaaatgccgAAACAGCAGGCGGTACCCGCTATGTGTATGTATCACACACTCATATTAAGAGGATTAAACCCCCCTTTGTACCAATCAATTCAGGAAACTTCTACCATCAGGGTAACGAATTGGAGGAGTCATGTAGAACCCAGTCATTCCGTTATCGTAGCGTGGAAATTCTGGAAACCAATCTGGATGGCCGTACCCACTGTATAACACACATGGCATTTCCCTGTAATACACAAGTCTTTATTGATAGGAAGTATAGAGATGTTATATGGTTGACAAGTAAGTATCTAAGGTTTTAAATTTGGATGTACATTTTCCAAAGATATATAATTCATGGTGAATTACAAAAAGGAAACACATTAAGAGAtgataaaaagaaaagtaaaaatacatggatttgaaataaaataacttgagAAGATAAATATATGTCTACCAAACGCACATCGTTTATACAATTAgagaaatatttcataaattatacCTCAACATGGACATGGCGACCTCCTCGGTTATTTCGGCATGTGTCACGGTGAGCGTTATAAGATTTTGTTGCACCTTTAACCCAGGTAAAAGAGACCTGAAATCTGTAAAAGCTCCAGTTGCTATGAGGACCTTTCGACATTGAACTCTTTTTCCCTTTTCAGTCAACACTTCCATTACTGCGGTGCCATTAGAAGTATTTTCTCTTGAAACGCTTTTGACGATGTCATCCAAGTAATCGCAGCCATTCTTTTGTGCTAAATATATTTGGGCTTGAACCAATTTTCTCGGATTCAGATAACCA
Above is a genomic segment from Mya arenaria isolate MELC-2E11 chromosome 2, ASM2691426v1 containing:
- the LOC128223933 gene encoding N-methyl-L-tryptophan oxidase-like, whose translation is MYDLCVVGAGMIGSAAAKYATRTPNTSVCLIGPSELKNRATNGSGIWGAHYDESRVVRASDPDPIWTHLARLSVGRFREIEERSGIQFFHEVGTLWAGEGEYFCKATSVTYQEKTGVNVLNSNDLHSKYPYLTFNSKDNGVLEKSHAGYLNPRKLVQAQIYLAQKNGCDYLDDIVKSVSRENTSNGTAVMEVLTEKGKRVQCRKVLIATGAFTDFRSLLPGLKVQQNLITLTVTHAEITEEVAMSMLREMPCVLYSGYGHPDWFPEFPRYDNGMTGFYMTPPIRYPDDRYYVKLGHFRDTLNHELKSAREVGDLYKYGNQDLGEKTVQFMKTLLKGIPIKKWKSDSCVTACTPSGRPYIDMVHEQLGVAVGGNGFAAKSSDEIGRAAAGMIINGWDSPLPHDAFKLRATPLSLL